In the Loxodonta africana isolate mLoxAfr1 chromosome 1, mLoxAfr1.hap2, whole genome shotgun sequence genome, one interval contains:
- the CLCN2 gene encoding chloride channel protein 2 isoform X6, which produces MAAGAMAAESGMEPRALQYEQTLMYGRYTQDLGAFAKEEAARIRLGGPEPRRGPSSPRTSPELLEYGQNRCTGCRICSVRCHKFLVSRVGEDWIFLVLLGLLMALVSWIMDYAIAACLQAQQWMSRGLNTNILLQYLAWVTYPIVLITFSAGFTQILAPQAVGSGIPEMKTILRGVVLKEYLTLKTFVAKVIGLTCALGSGMPLGKEVTAGWGIMEPLPSGRIARPRWASTPLTICPLPQGPFVHIASMCAALLSKFLSLFGGIYENESRNTEMLAAACAVGVGCCFAAPIGGVLFSIEVTSTFFAVRNYWRGFFAATFSAFIFRVLAVWNRDEETITALFKTRFRLDFPFDLQELPAFAVIGIASGFGGALFVYLNRKIVQVMRKQKTINRFLMKKRLLFPALVTLLISTLTFPPGFGQFMAGQLSQKETLVTLFDNRTWVRQGLVEELEPPSTSQAWSPPRANVFLTLVIFILMKFWMSALATTIPVPCGAFMPVFVIGAAFGRLVGESMAAWFPDGIHTDSSTYRIVPGGYAVVGAAALAGAVTHTVSTAVIVFELTGQIAHILPVMIAVILANAVAQSLQPSLYDSIIRIKKLPYLPELGWGHHQQYRVRVEDIMVRDVPHVALSCTFRDLRLALHRTKGRMLALVESPESMILLGSIERSQVVALLGAQLSPARRRQYMQAPRATQTSLPSDQESPPSPETSVCFQVRGKAPPPTLPEHHCVDNQEASIEGVLGPRPRQPLPPMQVNADDPGFSAARRESNKPLKPALKRGSSNTMNLGESPTGNRETTGIALRSLFCGSPPPEGASELEKSESSDKHKLKRVRISLASDSDLEGEMTPQEILEWEEQQLDEPVNFSDCKIDPAPFQLVERTSLHKVEPWAWPHRRTGWGPRSPTQVWTLGQRGRKEVRRAGSVLRCLQPPTLLQEWQQNGGQGARAPCLFLLSCGAGRQFSSALPCPRGTLDQSSNKDRAGTGWKPKGQARVRARQEAARA; this is translated from the exons ATGGCGGCCGGGGCGATGGCGGCAGAGTCAGGGATGGAGCCGCGGGCGCTGCAGTACGAGCAGACCCTG atgtATGGCCGATACACTCAGGACCTTGGGGCCTTTGCCAAAGAAGAAGCTGCTCGGATCCGCTTGGGAGGGCCTGAGCCCCGGAGGGGCCCCTCCTCCCCTCGGACTTCCCCAGAACTCCTGGAATATGGACAGAACCGTTGCACTGGGTGCCGCA TCTGCTCCGTCCGCTGCCACAAGTTCCTGGTGTCCAGGGTCGGTGAAGACTGGATCTTCCTGGTCCTGCTGGGACTCCTTATGGCACTGGTCAGCTGGATCATGGACTATGCTATTGCTGCCTGTCTGCAAG CTCAGCAGTGGATGTCCCGGGGCTTGAACACCAACATCTTGCTCCAGTACCTGGCCTGGGTCACCTACCCCATCGTCCTGATCACTTTCTCAGCAGGATTTACACAGATCCTGGCTCCTCAGGCTGTCG GGTCTGGCATCCCCGAGATGAAGACCATCTTGCGGGGAGTGGTGCTGAAGGAATACCTCACTCTCAAGACGTTTGTAGCCAAGGTCATCGGGCTGACCTGTGCCCTGGGCAGTGGCATGCCACTCGGCAAAGAGGTGACTGCAGGATGGGGGATAATGGAGCCCCTCCCCAGTGGGAGAATAGCCAGGCCAAGGTGGGCCTCTACTCCACTCACcatctgccccctcccccagggcCCTTTTGTGCATATCGCGAGCATGTGTGCCGCCTTGCTCAGCAAGTTCCTCTCCCTCTTTGGGGGCATCTATGAG AATGAATCCCGGAACACAGAGATGCTGGCCGCTGCCTGTGCCGTGGGAGTGGGCTGCTGCTTTGCGGCGCCTATCGGAG GTGTCCTGTTCAGCATCGAGGTTACCTCCACCTTCTTCGCTGTGAGGAACTACTGGCGGGGCTTCTTTGCCGCCACCTTCAGTGCCTTCATCTTCCGGGTCTTGGCTGTCTGGAACCGTGATGAAG AGACCATTACTGCTCTCTTCAAAACCCGATTCCGGCTTGACTTCCCCTTTGACCTGCAGGAGCTGCCGGCATTTGCTGTTATTGG TATCGCTAGTGGCTTCGGGGGCGCCCTCTTTGTCTACCTGAACCGGAAGATTGTCCAGGTGATGAGGAAGCAAAAGACCATCAACCGCTTTCTCATGAAGAA ACGCCTGCTCTTCCCGGCTCTGGTGACCCTGCTTATCTCCACTCTGACCTTCCCTCCTGGCTTTGGACAGTTCATGGCGGGACAG CTCTCACAGAAAGAGACACTGGTCACCCTGTTTGACAACCGGACGTGGGTCCGCCAGGGTCTGGTGGAGGAGCTAGAGCCGCCCAGCACCTCACAGGCCTGGAGCCCACCACGTGCCAACGTCTTCCTTACACTAGTCATCTTCATTCTCATGAAG TTCTGGATGTCTGCTCTGGCCACCACCATCCCTGTGCCCTGTGGGGCCTTCATGCCTGTCTTTGTTATTG GAGCAGCATTTGGGCGTCTGGTGGGTGAAAGCATGGCCGCCTGGTTCCCAGATGGGATCCACACAGACAGTAGCACCTACCGGATTGTGCCCGGGGGCTACGCAGTGGTAG GGGCGGCTGCGCTGGCAGGAGCAGTGACACACACAGTGTCCACAGCGGTGATCGTGTTCGAGCTCACAGGCCAGATCGCCCACATCCTGCCTGTCATGATCGCAGTCATCCTGGCCAATGCCGTTGCCCAGAGCCTGCAGCCCTCCCTCTATGACAGTATCATCCGCATCAAGAAGCTGCCCTACCTGCCGGAGCTGGGCTGGGGCCACCACCA GCAGTACCGGGTGCGGGTGGAGGACATCATGGTACGGGACGTTCCCCACGTGGCCCTCAGCTGCACCTTCCGGGACCTGCGGCTGGCCCTGCACAGGACCAAGGGCCGCATGTTGGCCCTAGTGGAGTCCCCTG AGTCCATGATTCTGCTGGGCTCCATCGAGCGCTCACAGGTAGTGGCGTTGCTGGGGGCCCAGCTGAGCCCGGCCCGACGGCGGCAGTACATGCAGGCACCTCGAGCCACCCAAACCTCTCTGCCATCTGATCAAGAGAGTCCTCCCAGCCCGGAGACTTCCGTCTGCTTCCAGGTGAGGGGAAAAGCCCCCCCACCTACGCTTCCTGAACATCACTGTGTAGACAATCAGGAGGCCAGCATAGAGGGTGTCCTAGGGCCACGGCCTCGCCAGCCCCTTCCTCCCATGCAGGTGAACGCTGACGACCCAGGCTTCTCTGCAGCTCGCAGGGAGAGTAACAAGCCCCTAAAGCCCGCTCTCAAGAGGGGGTCCAGCAACACCATGAACCTCGGGGAGAGTCCCACAG GGAACAGGGAGACCACAGGCATTGCCCTCAGGAGCCTCTTCTGTGGCAGCCCACCTCCTGAGGGGGCTTCAGAG TTGGAGAAGTCGGAATCAAGTGACAAGCACAAGCTGAAGCGGGTCCGAATCTCTTTGGCG AGCGACTCCGACCTGGAAGGCGAGATGACCCCTCAGGAG ATTCTCGAATGGGAAGAACAGCAGCTGGATGAACCGGTCAACTTCAGCGACTGTAAGATTGACCCCGCCCCCTTCCAGCTGGTGGAACGCACCTCCTTGCACAAGGTAGAGCCCTGGGCCTGGCCTCACAGAAGGACAGGCTGGGGACCTAGGTCCCCCACACAAGTTTGGACCCTGGGCCAGAGGGGAAGAAAAGAGGTGCGGAGAGCGGGCTCAGTGCTGAGATGTTTGCAGCCACCCACGTTGCTTCAAGAATGGCAGCAAAATGGGGGACAGGGAGCCAGGGCCCCCTGCCTCTTCCTGCTCTCCTGTGGGGCCGGGCGTCAGTTTTCCTCTGCTCTGCCCTGCCCCCGGGGAACTCTGGACCAAAGCAGCAACAAAGACAGGGCTGGAACTGGGTGGAAGCCAAAAGGCCAGGCCAGGGTCAGAGCTAGGCAGGAGGCTGCCAGAGCCTAA
- the CLCN2 gene encoding chloride channel protein 2 isoform X7, translating to MAAGAMAAESGMEPRALQYEQTLMYGRYTQDLGAFAKEEAARIRLGGPEPRRGPSSPRTSPELLEYGQNRCTGCRICSVRCHKFLVSRVGEDWIFLVLLGLLMALVSWIMDYAIAACLQAQQWMSRGLNTNILLQYLAWVTYPIVLITFSAGFTQILAPQAVGSGIPEMKTILRGVVLKEYLTLKTFVAKVIGLTCALGSGMPLGKEVTAGWGIMEPLPSGRIARPRWASTPLTICPLPQGPFVHIASMCAALLSKFLSLFGGIYENESRNTEMLAAACAVGVGCCFAAPIGGVLFSIEVTSTFFAVRNYWRGFFAATFSAFIFRVLAVWNRDEETITALFKTRFRLDFPFDLQELPAFAVIGIASGFGGALFVYLNRKIVQVMRKQKTINRFLMKKRLLFPALVTLLISTLTFPPGFGQFMAGQLSQKETLVTLFDNRTWVRQGLVEELEPPSTSQAWSPPRANVFLTLVIFILMKFWMSALATTIPVPCGAFMPVFVIGAAFGRLVGESMAAWFPDGIHTDSSTYRIVPGGYAVVGAAALAGAVTHTVSTAVIVFELTGQIAHILPVMIAVILANAVAQSLQPSLYDSIIRIKKLPYLPELGWGHHQQYRVRVEDIMVRDVPHVALSCTFRDLRLALHRTKGRMLALVESPESMILLGSIERSQVVALLGAQLSPARRRQYMQAPRATQTSLPSDQESPPSPETSVCFQVNADDPGFSAARRESNKPLKPALKRGSSNTMNLGESPTGNRETTGIALRSLFCGSPPPEGASELEKSESSDKHKLKRVRISLASDSDLEGEMTPQEILEWEEQQLDEPVNFSDCKIDPAPFQLVERTSLHKVEPWAWPHRRTGWGPRSPTQVWTLGQRGRKEVRRAGSVLRCLQPPTLLQEWQQNGGQGARAPCLFLLSCGAGRQFSSALPCPRGTLDQSSNKDRAGTGWKPKGQARVRARQEAARA from the exons ATGGCGGCCGGGGCGATGGCGGCAGAGTCAGGGATGGAGCCGCGGGCGCTGCAGTACGAGCAGACCCTG atgtATGGCCGATACACTCAGGACCTTGGGGCCTTTGCCAAAGAAGAAGCTGCTCGGATCCGCTTGGGAGGGCCTGAGCCCCGGAGGGGCCCCTCCTCCCCTCGGACTTCCCCAGAACTCCTGGAATATGGACAGAACCGTTGCACTGGGTGCCGCA TCTGCTCCGTCCGCTGCCACAAGTTCCTGGTGTCCAGGGTCGGTGAAGACTGGATCTTCCTGGTCCTGCTGGGACTCCTTATGGCACTGGTCAGCTGGATCATGGACTATGCTATTGCTGCCTGTCTGCAAG CTCAGCAGTGGATGTCCCGGGGCTTGAACACCAACATCTTGCTCCAGTACCTGGCCTGGGTCACCTACCCCATCGTCCTGATCACTTTCTCAGCAGGATTTACACAGATCCTGGCTCCTCAGGCTGTCG GGTCTGGCATCCCCGAGATGAAGACCATCTTGCGGGGAGTGGTGCTGAAGGAATACCTCACTCTCAAGACGTTTGTAGCCAAGGTCATCGGGCTGACCTGTGCCCTGGGCAGTGGCATGCCACTCGGCAAAGAGGTGACTGCAGGATGGGGGATAATGGAGCCCCTCCCCAGTGGGAGAATAGCCAGGCCAAGGTGGGCCTCTACTCCACTCACcatctgccccctcccccagggcCCTTTTGTGCATATCGCGAGCATGTGTGCCGCCTTGCTCAGCAAGTTCCTCTCCCTCTTTGGGGGCATCTATGAG AATGAATCCCGGAACACAGAGATGCTGGCCGCTGCCTGTGCCGTGGGAGTGGGCTGCTGCTTTGCGGCGCCTATCGGAG GTGTCCTGTTCAGCATCGAGGTTACCTCCACCTTCTTCGCTGTGAGGAACTACTGGCGGGGCTTCTTTGCCGCCACCTTCAGTGCCTTCATCTTCCGGGTCTTGGCTGTCTGGAACCGTGATGAAG AGACCATTACTGCTCTCTTCAAAACCCGATTCCGGCTTGACTTCCCCTTTGACCTGCAGGAGCTGCCGGCATTTGCTGTTATTGG TATCGCTAGTGGCTTCGGGGGCGCCCTCTTTGTCTACCTGAACCGGAAGATTGTCCAGGTGATGAGGAAGCAAAAGACCATCAACCGCTTTCTCATGAAGAA ACGCCTGCTCTTCCCGGCTCTGGTGACCCTGCTTATCTCCACTCTGACCTTCCCTCCTGGCTTTGGACAGTTCATGGCGGGACAG CTCTCACAGAAAGAGACACTGGTCACCCTGTTTGACAACCGGACGTGGGTCCGCCAGGGTCTGGTGGAGGAGCTAGAGCCGCCCAGCACCTCACAGGCCTGGAGCCCACCACGTGCCAACGTCTTCCTTACACTAGTCATCTTCATTCTCATGAAG TTCTGGATGTCTGCTCTGGCCACCACCATCCCTGTGCCCTGTGGGGCCTTCATGCCTGTCTTTGTTATTG GAGCAGCATTTGGGCGTCTGGTGGGTGAAAGCATGGCCGCCTGGTTCCCAGATGGGATCCACACAGACAGTAGCACCTACCGGATTGTGCCCGGGGGCTACGCAGTGGTAG GGGCGGCTGCGCTGGCAGGAGCAGTGACACACACAGTGTCCACAGCGGTGATCGTGTTCGAGCTCACAGGCCAGATCGCCCACATCCTGCCTGTCATGATCGCAGTCATCCTGGCCAATGCCGTTGCCCAGAGCCTGCAGCCCTCCCTCTATGACAGTATCATCCGCATCAAGAAGCTGCCCTACCTGCCGGAGCTGGGCTGGGGCCACCACCA GCAGTACCGGGTGCGGGTGGAGGACATCATGGTACGGGACGTTCCCCACGTGGCCCTCAGCTGCACCTTCCGGGACCTGCGGCTGGCCCTGCACAGGACCAAGGGCCGCATGTTGGCCCTAGTGGAGTCCCCTG AGTCCATGATTCTGCTGGGCTCCATCGAGCGCTCACAGGTAGTGGCGTTGCTGGGGGCCCAGCTGAGCCCGGCCCGACGGCGGCAGTACATGCAGGCACCTCGAGCCACCCAAACCTCTCTGCCATCTGATCAAGAGAGTCCTCCCAGCCCGGAGACTTCCGTCTGCTTCCAG GTGAACGCTGACGACCCAGGCTTCTCTGCAGCTCGCAGGGAGAGTAACAAGCCCCTAAAGCCCGCTCTCAAGAGGGGGTCCAGCAACACCATGAACCTCGGGGAGAGTCCCACAG GGAACAGGGAGACCACAGGCATTGCCCTCAGGAGCCTCTTCTGTGGCAGCCCACCTCCTGAGGGGGCTTCAGAG TTGGAGAAGTCGGAATCAAGTGACAAGCACAAGCTGAAGCGGGTCCGAATCTCTTTGGCG AGCGACTCCGACCTGGAAGGCGAGATGACCCCTCAGGAG ATTCTCGAATGGGAAGAACAGCAGCTGGATGAACCGGTCAACTTCAGCGACTGTAAGATTGACCCCGCCCCCTTCCAGCTGGTGGAACGCACCTCCTTGCACAAGGTAGAGCCCTGGGCCTGGCCTCACAGAAGGACAGGCTGGGGACCTAGGTCCCCCACACAAGTTTGGACCCTGGGCCAGAGGGGAAGAAAAGAGGTGCGGAGAGCGGGCTCAGTGCTGAGATGTTTGCAGCCACCCACGTTGCTTCAAGAATGGCAGCAAAATGGGGGACAGGGAGCCAGGGCCCCCTGCCTCTTCCTGCTCTCCTGTGGGGCCGGGCGTCAGTTTTCCTCTGCTCTGCCCTGCCCCCGGGGAACTCTGGACCAAAGCAGCAACAAAGACAGGGCTGGAACTGGGTGGAAGCCAAAAGGCCAGGCCAGGGTCAGAGCTAGGCAGGAGGCTGCCAGAGCCTAA
- the CLCN2 gene encoding chloride channel protein 2 isoform X1: MAAGAMAAESGMEPRALQYEQTLMYGRYTQDLGAFAKEEAARIRLGGPEPRRGPSSPRTSPELLEYGQNRCTGCRICSVRCHKFLVSRVGEDWIFLVLLGLLMALVSWIMDYAIAACLQAQQWMSRGLNTNILLQYLAWVTYPIVLITFSAGFTQILAPQAVGSGIPEMKTILRGVVLKEYLTLKTFVAKVIGLTCALGSGMPLGKEVTAGWGIMEPLPSGRIARPRWASTPLTICPLPQGPFVHIASMCAALLSKFLSLFGGIYENESRNTEMLAAACAVGVGCCFAAPIGGVLFSIEVTSTFFAVRNYWRGFFAATFSAFIFRVLAVWNRDEETITALFKTRFRLDFPFDLQELPAFAVIGIASGFGGALFVYLNRKIVQVMRKQKTINRFLMKKRLLFPALVTLLISTLTFPPGFGQFMAGQLSQKETLVTLFDNRTWVRQGLVEELEPPSTSQAWSPPRANVFLTLVIFILMKFWMSALATTIPVPCGAFMPVFVIGAAFGRLVGESMAAWFPDGIHTDSSTYRIVPGGYAVVGAAALAGAVTHTVSTAVIVFELTGQIAHILPVMIAVILANAVAQSLQPSLYDSIIRIKKLPYLPELGWGHHQQYRVRVEDIMVRDVPHVALSCTFRDLRLALHRTKGRMLALVESPESMILLGSIERSQVVALLGAQLSPARRRQYMQAPRATQTSLPSDQESPPSPETSVCFQVRGKAPPPTLPEHHCVDNQEASIEGVLGPRPRQPLPPMQVNADDPGFSAARRESNKPLKPALKRGSSNTMNLGESPTGEPSPTSVSPLSSDRASAGPSSVKVPAQPMCWKRLPRGQVELGHPSPAHLSWPSQKMTLPRGPCVWPTGNRETTGIALRSLFCGSPPPEGASELEKSESSDKHKLKRVRISLASDSDLEGEMTPQEILEWEEQQLDEPVNFSDCKIDPAPFQLVERTSLHKVEPWAWPHRRTGWGPRSPTQVWTLGQRGRKEVRRAGSVLRCLQPPTLLQEWQQNGGQGARAPCLFLLSCGAGRQFSSALPCPRGTLDQSSNKDRAGTGWKPKGQARVRARQEAARA, translated from the exons ATGGCGGCCGGGGCGATGGCGGCAGAGTCAGGGATGGAGCCGCGGGCGCTGCAGTACGAGCAGACCCTG atgtATGGCCGATACACTCAGGACCTTGGGGCCTTTGCCAAAGAAGAAGCTGCTCGGATCCGCTTGGGAGGGCCTGAGCCCCGGAGGGGCCCCTCCTCCCCTCGGACTTCCCCAGAACTCCTGGAATATGGACAGAACCGTTGCACTGGGTGCCGCA TCTGCTCCGTCCGCTGCCACAAGTTCCTGGTGTCCAGGGTCGGTGAAGACTGGATCTTCCTGGTCCTGCTGGGACTCCTTATGGCACTGGTCAGCTGGATCATGGACTATGCTATTGCTGCCTGTCTGCAAG CTCAGCAGTGGATGTCCCGGGGCTTGAACACCAACATCTTGCTCCAGTACCTGGCCTGGGTCACCTACCCCATCGTCCTGATCACTTTCTCAGCAGGATTTACACAGATCCTGGCTCCTCAGGCTGTCG GGTCTGGCATCCCCGAGATGAAGACCATCTTGCGGGGAGTGGTGCTGAAGGAATACCTCACTCTCAAGACGTTTGTAGCCAAGGTCATCGGGCTGACCTGTGCCCTGGGCAGTGGCATGCCACTCGGCAAAGAGGTGACTGCAGGATGGGGGATAATGGAGCCCCTCCCCAGTGGGAGAATAGCCAGGCCAAGGTGGGCCTCTACTCCACTCACcatctgccccctcccccagggcCCTTTTGTGCATATCGCGAGCATGTGTGCCGCCTTGCTCAGCAAGTTCCTCTCCCTCTTTGGGGGCATCTATGAG AATGAATCCCGGAACACAGAGATGCTGGCCGCTGCCTGTGCCGTGGGAGTGGGCTGCTGCTTTGCGGCGCCTATCGGAG GTGTCCTGTTCAGCATCGAGGTTACCTCCACCTTCTTCGCTGTGAGGAACTACTGGCGGGGCTTCTTTGCCGCCACCTTCAGTGCCTTCATCTTCCGGGTCTTGGCTGTCTGGAACCGTGATGAAG AGACCATTACTGCTCTCTTCAAAACCCGATTCCGGCTTGACTTCCCCTTTGACCTGCAGGAGCTGCCGGCATTTGCTGTTATTGG TATCGCTAGTGGCTTCGGGGGCGCCCTCTTTGTCTACCTGAACCGGAAGATTGTCCAGGTGATGAGGAAGCAAAAGACCATCAACCGCTTTCTCATGAAGAA ACGCCTGCTCTTCCCGGCTCTGGTGACCCTGCTTATCTCCACTCTGACCTTCCCTCCTGGCTTTGGACAGTTCATGGCGGGACAG CTCTCACAGAAAGAGACACTGGTCACCCTGTTTGACAACCGGACGTGGGTCCGCCAGGGTCTGGTGGAGGAGCTAGAGCCGCCCAGCACCTCACAGGCCTGGAGCCCACCACGTGCCAACGTCTTCCTTACACTAGTCATCTTCATTCTCATGAAG TTCTGGATGTCTGCTCTGGCCACCACCATCCCTGTGCCCTGTGGGGCCTTCATGCCTGTCTTTGTTATTG GAGCAGCATTTGGGCGTCTGGTGGGTGAAAGCATGGCCGCCTGGTTCCCAGATGGGATCCACACAGACAGTAGCACCTACCGGATTGTGCCCGGGGGCTACGCAGTGGTAG GGGCGGCTGCGCTGGCAGGAGCAGTGACACACACAGTGTCCACAGCGGTGATCGTGTTCGAGCTCACAGGCCAGATCGCCCACATCCTGCCTGTCATGATCGCAGTCATCCTGGCCAATGCCGTTGCCCAGAGCCTGCAGCCCTCCCTCTATGACAGTATCATCCGCATCAAGAAGCTGCCCTACCTGCCGGAGCTGGGCTGGGGCCACCACCA GCAGTACCGGGTGCGGGTGGAGGACATCATGGTACGGGACGTTCCCCACGTGGCCCTCAGCTGCACCTTCCGGGACCTGCGGCTGGCCCTGCACAGGACCAAGGGCCGCATGTTGGCCCTAGTGGAGTCCCCTG AGTCCATGATTCTGCTGGGCTCCATCGAGCGCTCACAGGTAGTGGCGTTGCTGGGGGCCCAGCTGAGCCCGGCCCGACGGCGGCAGTACATGCAGGCACCTCGAGCCACCCAAACCTCTCTGCCATCTGATCAAGAGAGTCCTCCCAGCCCGGAGACTTCCGTCTGCTTCCAGGTGAGGGGAAAAGCCCCCCCACCTACGCTTCCTGAACATCACTGTGTAGACAATCAGGAGGCCAGCATAGAGGGTGTCCTAGGGCCACGGCCTCGCCAGCCCCTTCCTCCCATGCAGGTGAACGCTGACGACCCAGGCTTCTCTGCAGCTCGCAGGGAGAGTAACAAGCCCCTAAAGCCCGCTCTCAAGAGGGGGTCCAGCAACACCATGAACCTCGGGGAGAGTCCCACAGGTGAGCCGTCTCCCACCAGCGTCTCCCCTCTGTCCTCCGATAGAGCCTCAGCTGGGCCAAGCTCGGTTAAAGTCCCTGCCCAGCCCATGTGCTGGAAGAGGCTGCCCAGAGGGCAGGTAGAGCTGGGACACCCCTCCCCCGCCCACCTCTCCTGGCCCTCTCAAAAGATGACATTGCCCCGGGGGCCTTGTGTTTGGCCCACAGGGAACAGGGAGACCACAGGCATTGCCCTCAGGAGCCTCTTCTGTGGCAGCCCACCTCCTGAGGGGGCTTCAGAG TTGGAGAAGTCGGAATCAAGTGACAAGCACAAGCTGAAGCGGGTCCGAATCTCTTTGGCG AGCGACTCCGACCTGGAAGGCGAGATGACCCCTCAGGAG ATTCTCGAATGGGAAGAACAGCAGCTGGATGAACCGGTCAACTTCAGCGACTGTAAGATTGACCCCGCCCCCTTCCAGCTGGTGGAACGCACCTCCTTGCACAAGGTAGAGCCCTGGGCCTGGCCTCACAGAAGGACAGGCTGGGGACCTAGGTCCCCCACACAAGTTTGGACCCTGGGCCAGAGGGGAAGAAAAGAGGTGCGGAGAGCGGGCTCAGTGCTGAGATGTTTGCAGCCACCCACGTTGCTTCAAGAATGGCAGCAAAATGGGGGACAGGGAGCCAGGGCCCCCTGCCTCTTCCTGCTCTCCTGTGGGGCCGGGCGTCAGTTTTCCTCTGCTCTGCCCTGCCCCCGGGGAACTCTGGACCAAAGCAGCAACAAAGACAGGGCTGGAACTGGGTGGAAGCCAAAAGGCCAGGCCAGGGTCAGAGCTAGGCAGGAGGCTGCCAGAGCCTAA